In Geotalea uraniireducens, one genomic interval encodes:
- a CDS encoding OsmC family protein — translation MATQLAATVSLQGDSLLIGKGHTGHEVRIDYLPPLGGDDGFMPLELLLTSLAACSCHTVLFLLRKMGKTVETFEVRAVGNRREEHPTGFTAIELRYELAGAALDAASVARAIRLAEETYCPVWAMLQGSVTLSSSYRVLA, via the coding sequence ATGGCGACGCAACTGGCCGCAACCGTCTCGCTGCAGGGCGATTCACTGCTGATCGGCAAAGGGCATACTGGGCACGAAGTCCGGATCGACTATCTCCCCCCGTTGGGAGGCGATGACGGCTTCATGCCGCTGGAGCTGCTGCTGACCAGCCTGGCCGCCTGCAGCTGTCATACCGTCCTTTTTTTGCTGCGCAAAATGGGCAAGACGGTCGAGACGTTCGAGGTCCGGGCCGTCGGCAACCGCCGCGAGGAACATCCGACCGGCTTTACGGCGATCGAGTTGCGCTACGAGCTGGCTGGCGCGGCGCTGGACGCTGCGTCGGTGGCCCGGGCGATCCGGCTGGCGGAAGAGACCTACTGTCCGGTCTGGGCGATGCTGCAGGGCAGCGTTACCCTGTCGTCGTCCTACCGCGTGCTCGCGTGA
- a CDS encoding RNA polymerase sigma factor, which translates to MTDNHTELFDRLYRDHQAQVYHLALGLAGNPHEAEEIVQEAFYRAFRAYDTFREESSFATWLYRITVNVSNDSLRQRSKFPVQTLTEDLGYALDDIIDPNPAANPENELLAAQARLRCLHSMTECLPLEQRKVFCLAITLGLPHKLVAEILGCSVGAVKTTLHRAKQRWFGYMEDHCQLIRQSNPCNCAQWVRFGLAKGWISRDGARRPEPAATAAVKEELGRLKTLRTVYQDLYREEADAAYVQRLREGIRNREWQIFS; encoded by the coding sequence ATGACCGATAACCATACTGAGCTGTTCGACCGGCTCTATCGCGATCACCAGGCGCAGGTCTATCACCTGGCGCTGGGGCTGGCCGGCAATCCGCACGAGGCGGAAGAGATCGTCCAGGAGGCGTTTTACCGGGCGTTCCGCGCCTACGACACCTTTCGGGAGGAGTCGTCCTTCGCCACCTGGCTCTACCGGATCACCGTCAACGTGTCTAATGACTCTCTGCGGCAGCGGAGCAAATTCCCGGTCCAGACCCTGACCGAGGACCTGGGCTATGCGCTTGACGACATCATCGATCCGAATCCCGCCGCCAATCCCGAAAACGAGCTGCTGGCCGCCCAGGCGCGGCTCCGCTGCCTGCACAGCATGACCGAGTGCCTGCCGCTCGAGCAGCGCAAGGTGTTCTGCCTGGCAATCACCCTCGGCCTGCCGCACAAGCTGGTAGCGGAGATCCTGGGCTGTTCGGTCGGCGCGGTGAAAACCACCCTCCATCGCGCCAAACAACGCTGGTTCGGCTATATGGAGGATCACTGCCAGTTGATCCGGCAGTCCAATCCTTGTAACTGCGCCCAGTGGGTCCGCTTCGGTCTCGCCAAGGGGTGGATCAGCCGGGATGGGGCGCGCCGCCCGGAGCCGGCGGCGACTGCGGCGGTCAAAGAAGAACTCGGCCGGCTGAAGACGTTGCGGACCGTCTATCAGGATCTGTACCGGGAAGAGGCCGATGCGGCGTATGTGCAACGGCTGCGCGAGGGAATCCGCAACCGGGAGTGGCAGATTTTTTCCTGA